The following coding sequences lie in one Vespa velutina chromosome 24, iVesVel2.1, whole genome shotgun sequence genomic window:
- the LOC124956908 gene encoding uncharacterized protein LOC124956908 isoform X5, with protein sequence MLSGACQELATLTTQRFLTFQTRKEENIRGKYSQVGPASIYTSISSINPADTQDMNCTGLFLQSSRIENEVVSSSNNLRNIVAKKNNKHTINKPIITSSSNERSSRKKDSLNGKALLINENLSATEKYLSLSGNKGGGFDNANFLKSQKDNAKRNKGDNNNFGRPEIGIIRSPEEKSNRTFFNWRVILNENGHLVIKGTLESGKIARTKPILNRLTARSLESIFKQIYHLKGNIVDNRNELPEYVREKFYNGFPDDWEDVLEVWKLFISKGSNSNFHWPIEITDDDNDTNSKMSDVTFERTNEEDVPKFNESGTVVSTVQMPNVSNFQISFSNLCGNNSKDRTKIVNNVYAPNVMTKKTHNHKENQCQNENVNIRRLSLLQKDDKTRDMQEDKIDIIVNNLLHKDCPEEYIIKIIQMFDSLNDVYLYRVTSNDTSKKINNNGPYHGDNKSAFCGNKMQGNGVIGNSERRSCILECHDTLALNDCCNRCNIRDDAYEETPDISLRRSPKKDSEEFPKETYASVISERTLLPNERLSVKWRHEHGERREGTNYNFVNNSHVKSTKIIKRNRSIYRSNSITNRNIENDEMENDDSAHSPSLSRKGEMWYKERRKRDDVMCRVALFGARGKEDGLKNNRNYCENSIAEDEMKLSEFRRKRHLNMTENIEPSGKKARTINTFVDANHLNVIHRTSENGVNGTDNKMMPLKQKQNVTSTPLPIVKSHNLDINPNKDATNDKSCAVSINTKEQNKNMMDESTSFNDIITDVRLIIAEHKGHSKDHQIQRVHDIIHPENAKHPITIIDTDTPFLILNSTSSIKTRRSDYTSNDQRRPQLLSDWVPRVLFDFKSVPELTLVFEVVPKELLRYCREGCPFNINEFCKMWKSYQKANARETVKRVGNEMIDILNVPTSSRGRRIFPPLSYWTGERVAFRDNEVVYTTGRSPRYSIDRLSANTSNKLQAKEKMCDRSNDLNISREKGASDDASEDENIVSLPTANLQQRVDVRAHRLQTDLQKQDSNNANAVSQSDERREQYGVRQQSPIKKENLMYTYYKSIPHADDILSDDQVSQL encoded by the exons ATGTTGTCCGGAGCATGTCAGGAGTTGGCGACGCTGACTACGCAACGTTTTCTTACCTTTCAAACG aggaaagaggaaaatataaGAGGAAAATATAGCCAAGTAGGCCCAGCCTCCATATATACTAGCATATCCAGCATCAATCCAGCGGATACGCAAGATATGAATTGCACCGGGTTGTTTTTGCAATCATCTCGGATAGAAAATGAAGTTGTCTCCTCTAGTAACAATTTAAGAAATATCGTggcaaagaaaaacaataaacatACTATAAATAAGCCAATAATTACGTCCTCAAGCAACGAACGATcttcaaggaaaaaagattccCTCAATGGCAAAGCATTATTGATTAATGAGAATTTGTCTGCGAcggaaaaatatttgtcattatCGGGAAATAAGGGAGGCGGTTTTGATAATGCCAATTTTCTTAAATCGCAAAAAGACAATGCAAAGAGAAACAAaggtgataataataactttggCCGTCCTGAAATAGGCATTATTAGAAGCCCCGAGGAAAAATCAAATAGAACTTTTTTTAACTGGAGagttattttaaatgaaaatggtCACTTAGTTATTAAGGGAACGTTAGAAAG CGGGAAAATCGCACGCACCAAGCCCATACTTAATAGATTGACGGCTAGAAGCTTAGAatctatttttaaacaaatatatcatCTTAAAGGGAATATTGTGGACAATAGAAACG agTTACCAGAATACGTCCGAGAGAAATTCTACAATGGTTTTCCCGATGATTGGGAAGATGTACTTGAGGtatggaaattatttatttcgaaggGCTCGAATTCAAACTTTCATTGGCCAATCGAAATTAccgatgacgataatgacacGAATAGCAAAATGTCCGATGTAACATttgaacgtacgaacgaagaaGATGTACCGAAGTTCAACGAGTCAGGCACAGTTGTTTCAACTGTACAAATGCCAAATGTCtctaattttcaaatatcttttaGCAATTTATGCGGCAATAATTCGAAGGATCGAactaaaattgttaataacgtCTACGCTCCTAACGTGATGACAAAGAAAACGCATAatcataaagaaaatcaatgtcAGAATGAAAATGTGAATATACGTCGATTGTCTCTTCTTCAGAAAGACGATAAAACGAGAGATATGCAGgaagataaaattgatattatcgttaataatttacTGCATAAGGATTGCCCAGAagaatacattattaaaataatacaaatgttCGATTCTCTCAATGATGTTTATCTCTATAGAGTTACATCAAATGATACAAgcaaaaagattaataataatggtcCATACCATGGTGATAACAAGTCTGCATTCTGTGGCAATAAAATGCAAGGTAATGGAGTAATAGGTAATTCGGAAAGAAGATCTTGTATTTTGGAATGTCATGATACGTTGGCTTTGAACGATTGTTGCAATAGGTGCAACATAAGAGATGATGCCTATGAGGAGACACCTGATATCAGTTTACGAAGATCGCCTAAAAAGGACTCTGAAGAATTTCCAAAGGAAACTTATGCGTCTGTCATATCTGAAAGAACATTATTGCCGAATGAAAGATTGTCAGTTAAATGGCGACATGAACAtggggaaagaagagaaggaacaaattataattttgtaaataatagtCATGTAAAAtcgacaaaaataattaaaagaaatcgatcAATATACCGTTCTAATTCTATTACcaatagaaatattgaaaacgaTGAGATGGAAAATGACGATTCGGCACATTCTCCATCATTATCCAGGAAAGGAGAAATGTGGTataaggaaaggagaaaaagagatgatgTTATGTGTCGTGTTGCACTGTTCGGTGCACGGGGAAAAGAGGATGGTCTTAAAAACAATCGAAATTATTGCGAAAATTCTATTGCGGaagatgaaatgaaattgtCGGAATTTAGACGTAAGAGACATTTGAATATGACGGAGAACATAGAACCCAGTGGGAAAAAAGCCAGGACAATAAATACCTTTGTCGATGCGAATCATCTTAATGTAATTCATAGAACTAGTGAGAACGGTGTTAACGGTaccgataataaaatgatgcCGTTGAAACAAAAGCAGAACGTAACGTCAACACCTTTGCCCATTGTAAAGAGTCATAATCTTGATATAAACCCAAATAAAGATGCGACCAATGATAAATCTTGTGCTGTTTCAATTAATACGAAAGAgcagaataaaaatatgatggaTGAATCAACTTCgttcaatgatattataacCGACGTTCGTTTGATTATTGCTGAACATAAGGGTCACTCGAAAGATCATCAAATTCAAAGAGTTCATGATATTATTCATCCTGAAAATGCAAAACAtcctattactattattgacACGGATACgccctttttaatattaaattcgacATCCTCCATTAAAACGCGTCGTTCCGACTACACATCGAACGATCAAAGGAGACCTCAACTATTGTCCGATTGGGTACCAAGGGTTTTATTCGACTTTAAGTCCGTTCCCGAGTTAACTTTGGTTTTTGAAG ttGTACCGAAAGAATTATTGAGATATTGCCGCGAAGGATGCCcatttaatataaacgaattttgtaaaatgtGGAAATCATATCAAAAAG cTAATGCAAGGGAAACGGTAAAAAGGGTAGGAAATGAAATGATAGATATATTGAATGTACCTACTAGTTCAAGAGGACGTAGGATATTTCCACCATTGAGTTATTGGACCG GAGAGCGCGTTGCCTTTAGAGATAACGAAGTAGTCTACACAACGGGTCGTTCTCCGAGGTATTCTATAGATCGATTGTCTGCAAATACAAGCAACAAATTG cAAGCGAAAGAGAAGATGTGCGATCGATCTAACGATCTTAATATCTCTAGAGAGAAAGGTGCAAGTGATGATGCGTCGGAAGATGAAAATATCGTg TCATTACCTACTGCTAATTTACAACAGCGAGTTGATGTACGGGCACATAGATTGCAGACCGATCTGCAAAAACAGGATAGCAACAATGCCAATGCCGTATCACAATCGGATGAACGTAGAGAACA ATATGGCGTAAGGCAGCAGTCAcctattaagaaagaaaatctgatGTACACTTATTACAAAAGTATTCCACACGCGGACGACATTTTGTCCGACGATCAAGTATCTCAGTTATAA
- the LOC124956908 gene encoding uncharacterized protein LOC124956908 isoform X3: protein MERKEENIRGKYSQVGPASIYTSISSINPADTQDMNCTGLFLQSSRIENEVVSSSNNLRNIVAKKNNKHTINKPIITSSSNERSSRKKDSLNGKALLINENLSATEKYLSLSGNKGGGFDNANFLKSQKDNAKRNKGDNNNFGRPEIGIIRSPEEKSNRTFFNWRVILNENGHLVIKGTLESGKIARTKPILNRLTARSLESIFKQIYHLKGNIVDNRNELPEYVREKFYNGFPDDWEDVLEVWKLFISKGSNSNFHWPIEITDDDNDTNSKMSDVTFERTNEEDVPKFNESGTVVSTVQMPNVSNFQISFSNLCGNNSKDRTKIVNNVYAPNVMTKKTHNHKENQCQNENVNIRRLSLLQKDDKTRDMQEDKIDIIVNNLLHKDCPEEYIIKIIQMFDSLNDVYLYRVTSNDTSKKINNNGPYHGDNKSAFCGNKMQGNGVIGNSERRSCILECHDTLALNDCCNRCNIRDDAYEETPDISLRRSPKKDSEEFPKETYASVISERTLLPNERLSVKWRHEHGERREGTNYNFVNNSHVKSTKIIKRNRSIYRSNSITNRNIENDEMENDDSAHSPSLSRKGEMWYKERRKRDDVMCRVALFGARGKEDGLKNNRNYCENSIAEDEMKLSEFRRKRHLNMTENIEPSGKKARTINTFVDANHLNVIHRTSENGVNGTDNKMMPLKQKQNVTSTPLPIVKSHNLDINPNKDATNDKSCAVSINTKEQNKNMMDESTSFNDIITDVRLIIAEHKGHSKDHQIQRVHDIIHPENAKHPITIIDTDTPFLILNSTSSIKTRRSDYTSNDQRRPQLLSDWVPRVLFDFKSVPELTLVFEGKLLNEAGHVVHRKFTTERIRKRLSTNLIEDINREVYRLVGDLHDSKHVVPKELLRYCREGCPFNINEFCKMWKSYQKANARETVKRVGNEMIDILNVPTSSRGRRIFPPLSYWTGERVAFRDNEVVYTTGRSPRYSIDRLSANTSNKLQAKEKMCDRSNDLNISREKGASDDASEDENIVSLPTANLQQRVDVRAHRLQTDLQKQDSNNANAVSQSDERREQYGVRQQSPIKKENLMYTYYKSIPHADDILSDDQVSQL from the exons ATGGAG aggaaagaggaaaatataaGAGGAAAATATAGCCAAGTAGGCCCAGCCTCCATATATACTAGCATATCCAGCATCAATCCAGCGGATACGCAAGATATGAATTGCACCGGGTTGTTTTTGCAATCATCTCGGATAGAAAATGAAGTTGTCTCCTCTAGTAACAATTTAAGAAATATCGTggcaaagaaaaacaataaacatACTATAAATAAGCCAATAATTACGTCCTCAAGCAACGAACGATcttcaaggaaaaaagattccCTCAATGGCAAAGCATTATTGATTAATGAGAATTTGTCTGCGAcggaaaaatatttgtcattatCGGGAAATAAGGGAGGCGGTTTTGATAATGCCAATTTTCTTAAATCGCAAAAAGACAATGCAAAGAGAAACAAaggtgataataataactttggCCGTCCTGAAATAGGCATTATTAGAAGCCCCGAGGAAAAATCAAATAGAACTTTTTTTAACTGGAGagttattttaaatgaaaatggtCACTTAGTTATTAAGGGAACGTTAGAAAG CGGGAAAATCGCACGCACCAAGCCCATACTTAATAGATTGACGGCTAGAAGCTTAGAatctatttttaaacaaatatatcatCTTAAAGGGAATATTGTGGACAATAGAAACG agTTACCAGAATACGTCCGAGAGAAATTCTACAATGGTTTTCCCGATGATTGGGAAGATGTACTTGAGGtatggaaattatttatttcgaaggGCTCGAATTCAAACTTTCATTGGCCAATCGAAATTAccgatgacgataatgacacGAATAGCAAAATGTCCGATGTAACATttgaacgtacgaacgaagaaGATGTACCGAAGTTCAACGAGTCAGGCACAGTTGTTTCAACTGTACAAATGCCAAATGTCtctaattttcaaatatcttttaGCAATTTATGCGGCAATAATTCGAAGGATCGAactaaaattgttaataacgtCTACGCTCCTAACGTGATGACAAAGAAAACGCATAatcataaagaaaatcaatgtcAGAATGAAAATGTGAATATACGTCGATTGTCTCTTCTTCAGAAAGACGATAAAACGAGAGATATGCAGgaagataaaattgatattatcgttaataatttacTGCATAAGGATTGCCCAGAagaatacattattaaaataatacaaatgttCGATTCTCTCAATGATGTTTATCTCTATAGAGTTACATCAAATGATACAAgcaaaaagattaataataatggtcCATACCATGGTGATAACAAGTCTGCATTCTGTGGCAATAAAATGCAAGGTAATGGAGTAATAGGTAATTCGGAAAGAAGATCTTGTATTTTGGAATGTCATGATACGTTGGCTTTGAACGATTGTTGCAATAGGTGCAACATAAGAGATGATGCCTATGAGGAGACACCTGATATCAGTTTACGAAGATCGCCTAAAAAGGACTCTGAAGAATTTCCAAAGGAAACTTATGCGTCTGTCATATCTGAAAGAACATTATTGCCGAATGAAAGATTGTCAGTTAAATGGCGACATGAACAtggggaaagaagagaaggaacaaattataattttgtaaataatagtCATGTAAAAtcgacaaaaataattaaaagaaatcgatcAATATACCGTTCTAATTCTATTACcaatagaaatattgaaaacgaTGAGATGGAAAATGACGATTCGGCACATTCTCCATCATTATCCAGGAAAGGAGAAATGTGGTataaggaaaggagaaaaagagatgatgTTATGTGTCGTGTTGCACTGTTCGGTGCACGGGGAAAAGAGGATGGTCTTAAAAACAATCGAAATTATTGCGAAAATTCTATTGCGGaagatgaaatgaaattgtCGGAATTTAGACGTAAGAGACATTTGAATATGACGGAGAACATAGAACCCAGTGGGAAAAAAGCCAGGACAATAAATACCTTTGTCGATGCGAATCATCTTAATGTAATTCATAGAACTAGTGAGAACGGTGTTAACGGTaccgataataaaatgatgcCGTTGAAACAAAAGCAGAACGTAACGTCAACACCTTTGCCCATTGTAAAGAGTCATAATCTTGATATAAACCCAAATAAAGATGCGACCAATGATAAATCTTGTGCTGTTTCAATTAATACGAAAGAgcagaataaaaatatgatggaTGAATCAACTTCgttcaatgatattataacCGACGTTCGTTTGATTATTGCTGAACATAAGGGTCACTCGAAAGATCATCAAATTCAAAGAGTTCATGATATTATTCATCCTGAAAATGCAAAACAtcctattactattattgacACGGATACgccctttttaatattaaattcgacATCCTCCATTAAAACGCGTCGTTCCGACTACACATCGAACGATCAAAGGAGACCTCAACTATTGTCCGATTGGGTACCAAGGGTTTTATTCGACTTTAAGTCCGTTCCCGAGTTAACTTTGGTTTTTGAAGGTAAATTGctcaa CGAGGCCGGCCACGTGGTTCATAGAAAATTTACGACTGAACGTATACGGAAACGGCTATCGACAAATTTAATCGAAGATATAAATCGAGAAGTTTATCGACTCGTCGGAGATCTGCACGATTCTAAACACG ttGTACCGAAAGAATTATTGAGATATTGCCGCGAAGGATGCCcatttaatataaacgaattttgtaaaatgtGGAAATCATATCAAAAAG cTAATGCAAGGGAAACGGTAAAAAGGGTAGGAAATGAAATGATAGATATATTGAATGTACCTACTAGTTCAAGAGGACGTAGGATATTTCCACCATTGAGTTATTGGACCG GAGAGCGCGTTGCCTTTAGAGATAACGAAGTAGTCTACACAACGGGTCGTTCTCCGAGGTATTCTATAGATCGATTGTCTGCAAATACAAGCAACAAATTG cAAGCGAAAGAGAAGATGTGCGATCGATCTAACGATCTTAATATCTCTAGAGAGAAAGGTGCAAGTGATGATGCGTCGGAAGATGAAAATATCGTg TCATTACCTACTGCTAATTTACAACAGCGAGTTGATGTACGGGCACATAGATTGCAGACCGATCTGCAAAAACAGGATAGCAACAATGCCAATGCCGTATCACAATCGGATGAACGTAGAGAACA ATATGGCGTAAGGCAGCAGTCAcctattaagaaagaaaatctgatGTACACTTATTACAAAAGTATTCCACACGCGGACGACATTTTGTCCGACGATCAAGTATCTCAGTTATAA
- the LOC124956908 gene encoding uncharacterized protein LOC124956908 isoform X6 encodes MNCTGLFLQSSRIENEVVSSSNNLRNIVAKKNNKHTINKPIITSSSNERSSRKKDSLNGKALLINENLSATEKYLSLSGNKGGGFDNANFLKSQKDNAKRNKGDNNNFGRPEIGIIRSPEEKSNRTFFNWRVILNENGHLVIKGTLESGKIARTKPILNRLTARSLESIFKQIYHLKGNIVDNRNELPEYVREKFYNGFPDDWEDVLEVWKLFISKGSNSNFHWPIEITDDDNDTNSKMSDVTFERTNEEDVPKFNESGTVVSTVQMPNVSNFQISFSNLCGNNSKDRTKIVNNVYAPNVMTKKTHNHKENQCQNENVNIRRLSLLQKDDKTRDMQEDKIDIIVNNLLHKDCPEEYIIKIIQMFDSLNDVYLYRVTSNDTSKKINNNGPYHGDNKSAFCGNKMQGNGVIGNSERRSCILECHDTLALNDCCNRCNIRDDAYEETPDISLRRSPKKDSEEFPKETYASVISERTLLPNERLSVKWRHEHGERREGTNYNFVNNSHVKSTKIIKRNRSIYRSNSITNRNIENDEMENDDSAHSPSLSRKGEMWYKERRKRDDVMCRVALFGARGKEDGLKNNRNYCENSIAEDEMKLSEFRRKRHLNMTENIEPSGKKARTINTFVDANHLNVIHRTSENGVNGTDNKMMPLKQKQNVTSTPLPIVKSHNLDINPNKDATNDKSCAVSINTKEQNKNMMDESTSFNDIITDVRLIIAEHKGHSKDHQIQRVHDIIHPENAKHPITIIDTDTPFLILNSTSSIKTRRSDYTSNDQRRPQLLSDWVPRVLFDFKSVPELTLVFEGKLLNEAGHVVHRKFTTERIRKRLSTNLIEDINREVYRLVGDLHDSKHVVPKELLRYCREGCPFNINEFCKMWKSYQKANARETVKRVGNEMIDILNVPTSSRGRRIFPPLSYWTGERVAFRDNEVVYTTGRSPRYSIDRLSANTSNKLQAKEKMCDRSNDLNISREKGASDDASEDENIVSLPTANLQQRVDVRAHRLQTDLQKQDSNNANAVSQSDERREQYGVRQQSPIKKENLMYTYYKSIPHADDILSDDQVSQL; translated from the exons ATGAATTGCACCGGGTTGTTTTTGCAATCATCTCGGATAGAAAATGAAGTTGTCTCCTCTAGTAACAATTTAAGAAATATCGTggcaaagaaaaacaataaacatACTATAAATAAGCCAATAATTACGTCCTCAAGCAACGAACGATcttcaaggaaaaaagattccCTCAATGGCAAAGCATTATTGATTAATGAGAATTTGTCTGCGAcggaaaaatatttgtcattatCGGGAAATAAGGGAGGCGGTTTTGATAATGCCAATTTTCTTAAATCGCAAAAAGACAATGCAAAGAGAAACAAaggtgataataataactttggCCGTCCTGAAATAGGCATTATTAGAAGCCCCGAGGAAAAATCAAATAGAACTTTTTTTAACTGGAGagttattttaaatgaaaatggtCACTTAGTTATTAAGGGAACGTTAGAAAG CGGGAAAATCGCACGCACCAAGCCCATACTTAATAGATTGACGGCTAGAAGCTTAGAatctatttttaaacaaatatatcatCTTAAAGGGAATATTGTGGACAATAGAAACG agTTACCAGAATACGTCCGAGAGAAATTCTACAATGGTTTTCCCGATGATTGGGAAGATGTACTTGAGGtatggaaattatttatttcgaaggGCTCGAATTCAAACTTTCATTGGCCAATCGAAATTAccgatgacgataatgacacGAATAGCAAAATGTCCGATGTAACATttgaacgtacgaacgaagaaGATGTACCGAAGTTCAACGAGTCAGGCACAGTTGTTTCAACTGTACAAATGCCAAATGTCtctaattttcaaatatcttttaGCAATTTATGCGGCAATAATTCGAAGGATCGAactaaaattgttaataacgtCTACGCTCCTAACGTGATGACAAAGAAAACGCATAatcataaagaaaatcaatgtcAGAATGAAAATGTGAATATACGTCGATTGTCTCTTCTTCAGAAAGACGATAAAACGAGAGATATGCAGgaagataaaattgatattatcgttaataatttacTGCATAAGGATTGCCCAGAagaatacattattaaaataatacaaatgttCGATTCTCTCAATGATGTTTATCTCTATAGAGTTACATCAAATGATACAAgcaaaaagattaataataatggtcCATACCATGGTGATAACAAGTCTGCATTCTGTGGCAATAAAATGCAAGGTAATGGAGTAATAGGTAATTCGGAAAGAAGATCTTGTATTTTGGAATGTCATGATACGTTGGCTTTGAACGATTGTTGCAATAGGTGCAACATAAGAGATGATGCCTATGAGGAGACACCTGATATCAGTTTACGAAGATCGCCTAAAAAGGACTCTGAAGAATTTCCAAAGGAAACTTATGCGTCTGTCATATCTGAAAGAACATTATTGCCGAATGAAAGATTGTCAGTTAAATGGCGACATGAACAtggggaaagaagagaaggaacaaattataattttgtaaataatagtCATGTAAAAtcgacaaaaataattaaaagaaatcgatcAATATACCGTTCTAATTCTATTACcaatagaaatattgaaaacgaTGAGATGGAAAATGACGATTCGGCACATTCTCCATCATTATCCAGGAAAGGAGAAATGTGGTataaggaaaggagaaaaagagatgatgTTATGTGTCGTGTTGCACTGTTCGGTGCACGGGGAAAAGAGGATGGTCTTAAAAACAATCGAAATTATTGCGAAAATTCTATTGCGGaagatgaaatgaaattgtCGGAATTTAGACGTAAGAGACATTTGAATATGACGGAGAACATAGAACCCAGTGGGAAAAAAGCCAGGACAATAAATACCTTTGTCGATGCGAATCATCTTAATGTAATTCATAGAACTAGTGAGAACGGTGTTAACGGTaccgataataaaatgatgcCGTTGAAACAAAAGCAGAACGTAACGTCAACACCTTTGCCCATTGTAAAGAGTCATAATCTTGATATAAACCCAAATAAAGATGCGACCAATGATAAATCTTGTGCTGTTTCAATTAATACGAAAGAgcagaataaaaatatgatggaTGAATCAACTTCgttcaatgatattataacCGACGTTCGTTTGATTATTGCTGAACATAAGGGTCACTCGAAAGATCATCAAATTCAAAGAGTTCATGATATTATTCATCCTGAAAATGCAAAACAtcctattactattattgacACGGATACgccctttttaatattaaattcgacATCCTCCATTAAAACGCGTCGTTCCGACTACACATCGAACGATCAAAGGAGACCTCAACTATTGTCCGATTGGGTACCAAGGGTTTTATTCGACTTTAAGTCCGTTCCCGAGTTAACTTTGGTTTTTGAAGGTAAATTGctcaa CGAGGCCGGCCACGTGGTTCATAGAAAATTTACGACTGAACGTATACGGAAACGGCTATCGACAAATTTAATCGAAGATATAAATCGAGAAGTTTATCGACTCGTCGGAGATCTGCACGATTCTAAACACG ttGTACCGAAAGAATTATTGAGATATTGCCGCGAAGGATGCCcatttaatataaacgaattttgtaaaatgtGGAAATCATATCAAAAAG cTAATGCAAGGGAAACGGTAAAAAGGGTAGGAAATGAAATGATAGATATATTGAATGTACCTACTAGTTCAAGAGGACGTAGGATATTTCCACCATTGAGTTATTGGACCG GAGAGCGCGTTGCCTTTAGAGATAACGAAGTAGTCTACACAACGGGTCGTTCTCCGAGGTATTCTATAGATCGATTGTCTGCAAATACAAGCAACAAATTG cAAGCGAAAGAGAAGATGTGCGATCGATCTAACGATCTTAATATCTCTAGAGAGAAAGGTGCAAGTGATGATGCGTCGGAAGATGAAAATATCGTg TCATTACCTACTGCTAATTTACAACAGCGAGTTGATGTACGGGCACATAGATTGCAGACCGATCTGCAAAAACAGGATAGCAACAATGCCAATGCCGTATCACAATCGGATGAACGTAGAGAACA ATATGGCGTAAGGCAGCAGTCAcctattaagaaagaaaatctgatGTACACTTATTACAAAAGTATTCCACACGCGGACGACATTTTGTCCGACGATCAAGTATCTCAGTTATAA